The stretch of DNA GGCCGACGAGATATGAGCGAACCACAACAGAAGCACTATCACGAGGAACCGGCAGCTTTGATGAAATGTTTTCAGCATGTTCTGCACTCTCCCTTTGGCGATGTATTGCGTCTGTAGAAGCCCTTTTGCAAGGCACAGGAACAACGATTTCCTATCACAGATCGGGAGGGATGTCCATCACGAAGACAGGTCAGAGCGGCTTGAATCATGGCGCCTTCAGCCCCATCCTGGCTGGTGGCGTCCAATCCCACCCCGGCGACGATACTTCGACGTTGCCAGCAGGATACGACAACGATTATAATGCGGCATTGTATCGGTACCCTGGAATCAACCCACACAAACATGGAGGAGTGATGAGCGTACTCGTAGGCAAGCATGCACCTGATTTTACCGCAACCGCCGTCATGCCGGACGGCAGCTTTAAGGAGAACTTTAGACTGTCCGACTACTGGGGCAAGTATGTTGTGCTCTTCTTCTATCCCCTTGATTTCACGTTCGTCTGCCCTTCTGAGATTATCGCCTTTGATCATCGCGTGGCCGAGTTCAACAAGCGCGGCGTGCAGGTGATCGGTTGCTCGGTGGATTCACATTTCACCCATGCCGCATGGCGCTGCACCCCTGTCAATAAGGGTGGCATCGGTGCGGTAGGCTATCCGCTGGTCGCCGACCTTACAAAGGATATCGCTCGCGAATACGACGTACTGCTGCCGGGCGGAGTGGCCCTGCGCGGCTCGTTCCTGATCGACAAGAACGGCACCGTCCAACACCAGGTGGTCAACAACCTGCCGCTCGGGCGCAATGTGGATGAGATGCTTCGCATGGTGGATGCGCTCCAGTTCACCGAGGCGCATGGAGAGGTCTGCCCGGCCGGGTGGACACATGGGGCCAAGGGGATGCGGCCTACCACCGAGGGTGTGGCAAGCTACCTGGCCAGCGAGGCTGCGAAGCTGTAACGGATGACGGTGATCGGGGTGGTCGCGCCTTGCAGGTTATTTACCACCTGCGCCGACCACCCCTCGAACCGTCTCAGCACGCCCTCACGTCTCAACGTTTTCCTTAACCTCCCCTGCTGCTTCAAACTTCCTATTGGCGCAAAAATCACCTTGCTCATACTCGCGGCTGCAGTCAAGAAATCTGAGGGAACACGGTTGAAGGCGTATGTGGAAAAGCGGCTGGCGGTACAGGGAAGGCCATGAGCGTTTACGATCGCCCTCATGTGGTGATTGTCGGCGCTGGGTTCGGAGGCCTTTATGCTGCGCGGTCCCTGAAAGATACAGATGTCCGGATCACGGTGATCGATCGTCGAAATTATCATCTGTTTCAACCCTTGTTGTACCAGGTTGCAACCGCGAGCCTCTCTCCTGCCGACATCGCCTATCCCATACGCTGTGCCTTGAACAGGCAGAACAATACAAGGGTGTTTCTGGCGGAGGCGACTACGGTTGATGTCAACGTCCGAAAGGTTATCCTGGAGGATGGCGAGATCGACTACGATTATCTGATTCTGGCAACAGGCGCATGTCATTCTTACTTTGGACATCCCGAGTGGGAGGTCTATGCGCCGGGACTGAAGGATGTAGATGATGCGCTGGAAATCAGGCGTCGCATCCTGCTCGCCTTTGAAAAGGCCGAGCGTGAACCGGATGAGGCCAGTCGGCGGGCGTTACTCACGTTTGTCATTGTGGGCGGAGGGCCGACTGGTGTGGAACTGGCAGGAGCGATCGGCGAAATCGCATGTAAGGTGATGGTGGGAGATTTTCGTACGATCAATCCACGAGACGCTCGCATTATTCTGGTTGAAGCCGGACCGCGAGTTCTTCCATCATTTCCCG from Candidatus Methylomirabilota bacterium encodes:
- a CDS encoding peroxiredoxin, which gives rise to MSVLVGKHAPDFTATAVMPDGSFKENFRLSDYWGKYVVLFFYPLDFTFVCPSEIIAFDHRVAEFNKRGVQVIGCSVDSHFTHAAWRCTPVNKGGIGAVGYPLVADLTKDIAREYDVLLPGGVALRGSFLIDKNGTVQHQVVNNLPLGRNVDEMLRMVDALQFTEAHGEVCPAGWTHGAKGMRPTTEGVASYLASEAAKL